The stretch of DNA ACGCCAGAGTCAAGTTCCTTAGCCAACGCTTGGGCCCAGGAGTACGGTGTTGCAGGATCACCGGTGGTGCCAACTACCAGAATGGGGCCAGCTCCAGAAGCGGCAATGGNGGCCGGGGAACCCGTGGCTGGGAACGGCCAGTACTTGCACGACAACGCTGAGTACGCCAGCAACTCCCCAAAGGTGGNGGCAGCCTTCTTGAGCAAATCTGCCTGTTGGCGCATATGTGCAAGATCCCAATCCATGGGGTAATCAAGGCAGTTGATGGCGGTGAAGGCGGCAGCAGTGTTGGAGTTGTACTTGCCATCTGAATTACGGTCTGCGGAGAAGTCGGCCAACATCAGCATGCCGGAGGCGTCACCGGCAAAGGCCTGCTTCAAGGCCCNCGTCAGCGGTGCCCAAAGATCGGTGGAGTACATGCCAAACGCTAAGGCTCCGGTGAATTCGGTGCCGGTCACTACCCTGCCTTCAGGGGTTTGTTGCGGTGTTGTTGTGTAGACGGCTTGCAGGTCCTGGATCTGTTTCATCGCCTCATCAACAGTTCCTGTGACAGGACAGTCGGTGGAACCTAGGCAATGTGCGGCCCAGGATCGTAGGGCGTTTTCAAAGCCGACGGCCTGACCCATGGACACTTGATCAATGTCCAGGGCAGGATCCAGTGCCCCGTCAAGGGAGAACTTACCCACCCGTGCAGGGAACAAGCTGGCATAGGTGGCGCCTAATTTGGTGCCGTAGGAGAAGCCCATGTAATTTAGCTGCGGATCGCCCACCACGGCTCGCAAAATGTCCATGTCGCGGGCAGAACTCACGGTGTCAATATAGGCCAGATCAGGCCCGGAATTCTNTTGGCACAGCGCAGTTTGATCCTTGGTCTCCGTTTCAGCTGCGGCAAATCCGGCGTCGGTGGAGAGATTAAAATCCACCTGCCGGGCAGCGTCCATCTGGGTGTCGTCCAAACATTTCACCCCGGCCGAGCGTTGCACACCACGCGGATCAAAACCGACAATGTCATAGGCGCCGCGTAGTTTGGCTGAGAAGTAGCNTTTGGCGCCGTCCTTGACCATGTCAAAACCTGAACCACCAGGGCCGCCGGGATTGATCAGCATGGCGCCGAGCCGTTTCCCGCTTGCCGGCAACCGTGTCACGGCAAGTTTGATGGATTCCTTNNTTGGTTTGGCATAATTCATGGGCACTTCCACCTCGGCGCATTGGAAGCCGCCGTTGCATGAAGTCCACGTCACCGCCTGAGTGTNAAAGTGCCCCAGGTTTGCTGGCACTTCCCNCACAACCTCTGCCGAGGCCGACGTCTTCACAGGTGCATCAGGGGCCAACACTGAGCATGAGCTCAGCAGCAGCGCAGCAATACCTGCTGCAGCGGTGAGCAACAGGCGGGNGCGGTGACGCCGTGGTACGTTTCCGGCAGGCATGAGGGAATCCTTCACAAGTTAGAGCAGGCTGACGGCCATGGCTTCAAGGGCCAGCAGCGGGGCAACATTGGTGGTGGTGAGCCGGCGGCGCACGGCATTGATGGCATCCATGCGTTCAAGAGTGGCTTCGGGACGGGTGCGAGCGGCAAATTCTTCCAGCGCAGCACGCAGCGGTTCGTTGACAAGCTCCACCGATGCACCCTCGATGCCGGAGCCTGCCCGGGCATCGAGCTGCAGTACCAGCACATCCCGGTNAAAGGAGAGCAGATCTGTCAGGGCGCGGTCCAGATGGTCCGTCACCGAGCGCTTGGCCCGGCGCTNTTGGTCCTCTTCCAAAGCCCGGACCTGACTGCGCAGAGAAGGCGGCAACGTCCCTGTCTNCGGTGCACCCAAGTTCACTAACAGCGTGGCCTTCTCAGCGGCGTCGCGCTCCTCATTGGAGGAGCCAGCCTCGGCCTGAGCAAGCGCCAGCAAGGACGCAGCGGCCTGGACGGCTGTGGTGACATCACGCAGGTTCAGCGGCAGGCGCACCGTGGCATCGCGGCGTTCCCNGGCTCCGGCGTCTGTAGCCAGGCGCCGGGCAATACCAATATGACTTTGCGCGGCGCGGGCTGCGTTGAGAGCCAGCTCTGGGTCCACACCGTCGCGGCGCACCAATAAGGCTGCAACATCGGCCACAGGAGGTAGCCGCAGGGTCAGGGTGCGGCAACGTGAGCGGATGGTGACAAGGACATCTGCCGGACTCGGCGCGCACAAAATCCAGATGGTCCGCGGTGGTGGCTCCTCGATGGCTTTGAGTAGCACGTTGGTAGTGCGCTCAGCCATCCTGTCGGCGTCGCCAACAATCATCACGCGCCAGCGGGCTGAGGACGGACTGTCATGGGCTTTGCGCACCAAGGAGCGTGCTTCTTCGATAGTGATGGTGGNTTNTTCGGTGGCGATAAAAGTGACATCAGCATTGGTGCCGCTCATAGTGGTGTGGCAAGCCTTGCAAATGCCGCAGCCGCGGGCCACTAATTCCGGGCGCTCACACACCAGTGCAGCAGCAAACGCCAACGCTGCGTTGGAGCGGCCAGAACCCGGAGGACCCGTCAAGAGCCAGGCATGCGTAGGTTGNNGGGATTGGGCCGCGCGGCGAAGCTGCGCCACCACGGAGTCCTGCCNCTGAAGATCCACCCAGACACTCATGCGCGCCCGGTTCCAGCCAGGAGTGCCATGACGCGCTCTGCAATGGCCTGGGCAATTTCGGGCACGGCAGCGTTGGCTGATAACACCAAGTAACGCTTTGGATGCGCGCTGGCCAACTCCANAAAGGCCGTACGAATGGTGGCGTGGAAGTGATCTGGTTCTGATTCCAGCCTGTCCTCTGCGGCATCGCCTGCAGTGCGCCGGTCTCGGCCCTCTGCGGGAGTCACATCAAGGAGTACGGTGAGGTCCGGCCAGAGACTATTCGTGGCCCAGTCGTTGAGTTGGACAACAGCCTCGGTACCCAACCCACGGCCCGCGCCTTGGTAGGCAATGGAGGAATCGGCGTACCTATCGCTGATGACAACCTCGCCGCGCGCCATGGCAGGGGCAATCACTTGGCTTGCATGAGCGGCCCGGGCGGCAGCAAAGATCAGCGCCTCGGTCTTGGCATCAATCTCGCCCTGACCGTGCTCAAGCACCAATGAGCGCAGTTNTTCACCCACGGNGGTGCCACCTGGTTCACGGGTCCGCAAAACTGTTCGTCCTGCGTCGGATAGGGCATGAGTGAGCAGTGCAGCTTGGGTGGATTTTCCGGCACCGTCGCCGCCCTCAAATGCTATGAAGAAGCCCGGCTCCGGGGCTAAGGAATGAGTCACGCCATAAGACTACCGGGCCAAGCTGGATGGACCATTCCTTGGCGAGAGCGTCAAAGGTGCTTGCCGATTGCTTGCCAAGTGCTTGCCGGGTGCCGCCGCAACGCCAACAAAAGAGAGTCACCGGCTTTCTGCTGGCCCCGATGCACTACGTCCATGAAGTCCTCCCGCCATGCCCAGCGGCAGCACAATGGGGAAGTGTGACGTAGCAAAAACGTGGGCCGGGGCCACGCCATGAAAATTGCCATCGCAGGGAAGCAGCGGTCTACGCTGGGAGCTATGACGTACCAAGCGCCCGATCACCCACCCCAGCTCAGCCCCGACACCGTTGTTGTTGCGGCAGGACGGCCNCCGCGCGATCATGACTCTCCCGTGAACCCGCCCATCGTGCTCTCCTCCACCTATGTGGGCACAGGCGAAGTTGTGGATGGAGATAGGGCTTATGGCCGTTACTCCAACCCCACCTGGGATCCGTTGGAAGATGCTTTGGCACAGTTGGAAGGCGCCACGCTCCCTGCCTTGATCTTCAGCTCAGGCCTGGCCGCCGTCTCCGCAGCACTGTCCCTGATCCCTGTGGGCGGCGTGTTGGTCATGCCCACCCATTCCTACCANGGGGCGCTGGTTATGGCGCAGGAACAAGCCGCCAAAGGTTTGTTCACGCTACGAACAGTGGACATTGCCCACAATGACAGCGTCATTTCAGCACTCACCGGCGCAGGGGAGAAAGCCGCGGACATGCTGTGGCTAGAAAGCCCCACCAACCCCATGCTTGAAGTGGCCGACCTGCACGTGTTGTGCCGCGCGGCTCAAGCCGTTGGCGCCATCATCGTCACGGACAACACCTTCTCCACCCCACTGGTGCAGAAACCGTTGGAACTGGGCTCCGACATTGTGCTGCATTCCGTGACCAAATACTTAGCCGGGCACTCGGATGTCATCATNGGGGCGCTGGCCACCTCGAACCCCGAGCTGCGGGAAACCCTGCTGCACTACCGTTCCATCCATGGGGCCATCGCCGGACCGTTCGAAGCCTGGCTGGCTCTGCGCGGGTTGCGCACCTTGGCGCTGCGTGTTGAGCGCTCGCAGGCAAGTGCATTGGTGTTGGCGCACCGTCTTGACATGCACGACGGCGTGGANAAAGTGTTGTTTCCCGGCTTACCTTCTGATCCCGGTCATATCAGGGCCAAAGCACAAATGAGCGGCTTCGGCTCCATCTTGTGCATTGAAGTTGCCGGTGGCCAAGCCGCTGCAAATGCCTTTGTTGAAGCGTTGCGGGTGTGGACTCCGGCCACATCGTTGGGTGGAGTTGAATCACTGATTGAGCGCCGGCGCCGCCACGCTAATGAGCCAGAGACTGTGCCAGCGAATCTGCTGCGCCTGAGCGTGGGCATTGAAAACGTTCAGGATCTCTGGGCGGACCTGGAACAGGCGTTCACGCAGGTGGCCGCCCGGGGTAGCTTGCTGGGTGTTGGTTGGAGGGCAGGGACTGTGATTTCTGTAGGAGTGCGGATAACTAGGAAGAATTTTCTCAGTCCGCGGGCACTCGCCTGTGATGGGCAAACCTGTAAGCTTAGGGGTGAATGATTTCTTGAATTTCGTGGAATTTCTCATCCTTGTGGCTTTAGGCTTACTGGCGTTGGGTATTCAATTGTGGGCACTGAGCGATTGCCTGCGCACTTCGGCAGCAGATTTTGAGCGTACGGACAAGCGAACCAAGACGTTTTGGACTGCGCTCACGGCAGGTGCAACGTTCTTTGGTTTCTTGTATCTCATTGGGCCAGTACTCACGCTCACGGTGCCGCCCCTGGGAATGGGTATGCTTCTGAGCCTTGGCGGGGTCACCGCCGCCGGTGTCTACCTGGCCGATGTTCGCCCTAGGCTGGCTGAACTTCGTGGCCGTGGCCGGGGCCAGCAAAACCGCGGATCTTCCTGGTAGCAGCGCCACTTAGCTCTGGTAGCAGCGCCACTTAGCTCTGGTAGCAGCGCAACCTAGCTAATGTGGGAGGCGGTTCCGCTGACCTTGATGCCACCAGTAGCGGGAATCACCACTGTGAGAAGGCTGGGCCTGCCCACATGCCGGCCCTGCCGGATTAACACTGTCGCTGGCAGCTCCACGGCGCCAAGCGCCCGCAGATAGGCTCCCGTTGCGGCCGCTGCAGAACCTGTGGCCGGATCCTCCCTAATATCCCCTACCGGGAACAGGTTCCGGGCTTGAAATTCAGCAGCGGAAGCAGCCCACAGTACTGTCACGGTGCCCGCCCATCCCTGCTCGTCCATGAGTAAGCGCAGGGCGGNGGCATCGAAATTGAAGGAATTAAACTCCTCCTGGTTGGCCATCACCAGCACTGGATGCGTGTTTCCGGCAGCGGCCAGCCGCGGCGGATACGCCGGATCAAGGCTGTCTGGGCGCAGCGCCAGCANGGAGAGCAAACGCTTCAGCACGGCCGGAGCAATCTCCGTCACCGCCGGCTCCACACTGGTGAAGGAAGCCAGCATGCCATGCTCCGTTGCTTGGGTCGCCACCACAATTTCACCAGCCAAGGTCATGAGTTCGAATGTTCCTGGGCCGTGCCGTTGGGCCAATGCCACCGCCGTGGCCACCGTTGCATGGCCGCAGAAGGGGACTTCCGCCCCAGGGGAGAAATANNACCTGATGGTTGCCCGCCGGTGCGCATCCACGGGTGTGGTGACGAAGGCGGTTTCGGAATGTCCCAGCCGCCGTGCAGTTTCTTGCATCTGCGCCTCATTCAAACCCGCAGCATCAAGGATCACACCGGCCACGTTGCCACCGCCGGGGCCGTCTGCGAACGCTGCAAGCTGGAGAATTACAGGAAAGCGTCCGCTGTCATAGTGGCTCCGTTCAGGGGACCCGTGGCGCGGCTGATGCTGCGCCATCTGGTGCCACGGCGGGCCAGGCCACGGTCAGTTCACCCAAGCGCCAACGCGAGGGAGCACGCACCACCGGCCAGCCGCCGTCGTACATATTTTGGCACATGTTCAGCCAACGTTGCCGGTTGCCAAAAGACGCCAGCGCGGCGCCAGCGAGCCAATGCTTGTCCAGGGCTTGTAAGAAATCGTGGATCTTTTCGCCCGGCATATTGTGGTGGATCAGCGCCTTGGGAAGGCGTTCGGCAATGTCAGAGGGCCGCTGAAAATCACCAAAGCGCAAGGAAATGGTCAGTGACTGCGGGCCGGTTCCATCCAAGGCCANCCAAGTGCTGCGGCGCCCAATCTCATCACAGGTGCCATCCACAAAGATGCCGTGTGGGCTCAGACGCGCACAAACCGTGTCCCAGATCAGGCGCACATCAGCCTCGTCGTATTGGCGCAGCACATTGAAAGCCCGCACCATGGTGGCG from Arthrobacter polaris encodes:
- a CDS encoding alpha/beta hydrolase, with product MPAGNVPRRHRXRLLLTAAAGIAALLLSSCSVLAPDAPVKTSASAEVVXEVPANLGHFXTQAVTWTSCNGGFQCAEVEVPMNYAKPXKESIKLAVTRLPASGKRLGAMLINPGGPGGSGFDMVKDGAKXYFSAKLRGAYDIVGFDPRGVQRSAGVKCLDDTQMDAARQVDFNLSTDAGFAAAETETKDQTALCQXNSGPDLAYIDTVSSARDMDILRAVVGDPQLNYMGFSYGTKLGATYASLFPARVGKFSLDGALDPALDIDQVSMGQAVGFENALRSWAAHCLGSTDCPVTGTVDEAMKQIQDLQAVYTTTPQQTPEGRVVTGTEFTGALAFGMYSTDLWAPLTXALKQAFAGDASGMLMLADFSADRNSDGKYNSNTAAAFTAINCLDYPMDWDLAHMRQQADLLKKAAXTFGELLAYSALSCKYWPFPATGSPAXIAASGAGPILVVGTTGDPATPYSWAQALAKELDSGVLLTWKGEGHTAYGRSNECITSTVDAYFVDGKVPAKGITC
- a CDS encoding DNA polymerase III subunit delta', with the protein product MSVWVDLQXQDSVVAQLRRAAQSXQPTHAWLLTGPPGSGRSNAALAFAAALVCERPELVARGCGICKACHTTMSGTNADVTFIATEXXTITIEEARSLVRKAHDSPSSARWRVMIVGDADRMAERTTNVLLKAIEEPPPRTIWILCAPSPADVLVTIRSRCRTLTLRLPPVADVAALLVRRDGVDPELALNAARAAQSHIGIARRLATDAGAXERRDATVRLPLNLRDVTTAVQAAASLLALAQAEAGSSNEERDAAEKATLLVNLGAPXTGTLPPSLRSQVRALEEDQXRRAKRSVTDHLDRALTDLLSFXRDVLVLQLDARAGSGIEGASVELVNEPLRAALEEFAARTRPEATLERMDAINAVRRRLTTTNVAPLLALEAMAVSLL
- the tmk gene encoding dTMP kinase; amino-acid sequence: MTHSLAPEPGFFIAFEGGDGAGKSTQAALLTHALSDAGRTVLRTREPGGTXVGEXLRSLVLEHGQGEIDAKTEALIFAAARAAHASQVIAPAMARGEVVISDRYADSSIAYQGAGRGLGTEAVVQLNDWATNSLWPDLTVLLDVTPAEGRDRRTAGDAAEDRLESEPDHFHATIRTAFXELASAHPKRYLVLSANAAVPEIAQAIAERVMALLAGTGRA
- a CDS encoding PLP-dependent aspartate aminotransferase family protein translates to MTYQAPDHPPQLSPDTVVVAAGRPPRDHDSPVNPPIVLSSTYVGTGEVVDGDRAYGRYSNPTWDPLEDALAQLEGATLPALIFSSGLAAVSAALSLIPVGGVLVMPTHSYXGALVMAQEQAAKGLFTLRTVDIAHNDSVISALTGAGEKAADMLWLESPTNPMLEVADLHVLCRAAQAVGAIIVTDNTFSTPLVQKPLELGSDIVLHSVTKYLAGHSDVIXGALATSNPELRETLLHYRSIHGAIAGPFEAWLALRGLRTLALRVERSQASALVLAHRLDMHDGVXKVLFPGLPSDPGHIRAKAQMSGFGSILCIEVAGGQAAANAFVEALRVWTPATSLGGVESLIERRRRHANEPETVPANLLRLSVGIENVQDLWADLEQAFTQVAARGSLLGVGWRAGTVISVGVRITRKNFLSPRALACDGQTCKLRGE
- a CDS encoding DUF2516 family protein — translated: MEFLILVALGLLALGIQLWALSDCLRTSAADFERTDKRTKTFWTALTAGATFFGFLYLIGPVLTLTVPPLGMGMLLSLGGVTAAGVYLADVRPRLAELRGRGRGQQNRGSSW
- a CDS encoding PhzF family phenazine biosynthesis protein codes for the protein MAQHQPRHGSPERSHYDSGRFPVILQLAAFADGPGGGNVAGVILDAAGLNEAQMQETARRLGHSETAFVTTPVDAHRRATIRXYFSPGAEVPFCGHATVATAVALAQRHGPGTFELMTLAGEIVVATQATEHGMLASFTSVEPAVTEIAPAVLKRLLSXLALRPDSLDPAYPPRLAAAGNTHPVLVMANQEEFNSFNFDAXALRLLMDEQGWAGTVTVLWAASAAEFQARNLFPVGDIREDPATGSAAAATGAYLRALGAVELPATVLIRQGRHVGRPSLLTVVIPATGGIKVSGTASHIS
- a CDS encoding class I SAM-dependent methyltransferase, whose product is MARQRGKPXGNATRGTTNPNRLRRVDRWLAXPQAWRLKCESNXXVVDLGYGGSXATAVELYSRIHAVCPTAHVTGIEIEPERVRIAKKLEHEGLDFCVGGFEIPVPGNATMVRAFNVLRQYDEADVRLIWDTVCARLSPHGIFVDGTCDEIGRRSTWXALDGTGPQSLTISLRFGDFQRPSDIAERLPKALIHHNMPGEKIHDFLQALDKHWLAGAALASFGNRQRWLNMCQNMYDGGWPVVRAPSRWRLGELTVAWPAVAPDGAASAAPRVP